The genomic segment TGGGCACCGACAACGCCCAGGGCGAGAAGTACCTGCCCGACGTCCTGACGCTCCTGCGCGCCCGGGGCGACGTCGTCGCCGCCCACGTCGTCCAGGACCCGGGCCTCGTCCTGGGCATCAACGACCGCGTCGCGCTCGCCGAGGTGCGCGCGCTGGCCCAGCGGCGCATCCTCGAGGACCACATGCGCGCCGGGGTCACGATCGTCGACCCGGGCTCGACGCTGATCGACGCCGGGATCACGATCGGGCAGGACACGATCATCGAGCCCTCGACCTACCTGCGCGGCGCGACGACGGTCGGCGCGCGCGCGCACCTGGGCCCGGCGACCACGATCGTCGACGCCACGCTGCACGACGCCACCACCGTGCGCCACTCCTGGGTGCAGGAGGCCGAGCTGCACCCAGGCGCGACGGTCGGCCCGTTCGCCTACCTGCGCCCGGGGACCGTGCTGCGCGACGGCGCGAAGGCCGGCACGTTCGTCGAGATCAAGAACTCCGACATCGGCGAGGGCACGAAGGTCCCGCACCTCAGCTACGTCGGCGACGCCGACGTCGGGCCGGGCACGAACCTCGGCGCGGCGACGATCACCGCGAACTACAACGGCAAGACCAAGGTCAAGTCGCGCACGACGATCGGGACGGGCGTGCGCACGAGCGTGGACACGACCCTGGTCGCGCCGGTGTCGCTCGGCGACGGTGCCTACACTGCCGCTGGGTCGGTCGTCGTGGAGGACGTCCCGGACCGGGCGCTCGCCGTCGCGCGGGCTCGCCAGAGGAACATCGAGGGCTACGCGGACCGCGAGTAGGAGCAAGACCAGCCGTGAGCATCCAGCTG from the Baekduia soli genome contains:
- the glmU gene encoding bifunctional UDP-N-acetylglucosamine diphosphorylase/glucosamine-1-phosphate N-acetyltransferase GlmU — translated: MTPFSAVVMAAGQGTRMRSALPKVLHELCGRPMVAWPVLAALEAGAQRVVVVASPHVDLAPALPEGVLTAIQEVADGTGGAVLAGLDQTQPGVPVVVLSGDVPLVSAQAIGDLVAAHVASGAAATMVTTELEDPTGYGRVVRDADGRVERVVETKADGDATPEELALREVNTGIFCFDHAALAEALPRVGTDNAQGEKYLPDVLTLLRARGDVVAAHVVQDPGLVLGINDRVALAEVRALAQRRILEDHMRAGVTIVDPGSTLIDAGITIGQDTIIEPSTYLRGATTVGARAHLGPATTIVDATLHDATTVRHSWVQEAELHPGATVGPFAYLRPGTVLRDGAKAGTFVEIKNSDIGEGTKVPHLSYVGDADVGPGTNLGAATITANYNGKTKVKSRTTIGTGVRTSVDTTLVAPVSLGDGAYTAAGSVVVEDVPDRALAVARARQRNIEGYADRE